CCTTTGGCGTGGAGTACTTAGTCAGCTACCAcctacattattttgttgtcatcttAGTTACTTCAGAACACTATCATTTGTTGAAGTGTCTTGAGCTTGCCCATAGGGCAGAGATATGGCACTGTATAAGCATACTGTATTATTAGTAATAATACATGCAGTTGTGTTGTTTGACCCCAGCAACCTCATGGCATGCATGACAGCACTTTTGTTGTCACActtagttaaaatatttgtgggtTCCTGGCCTGTGTAGTTATTGAAAAGGTACTTGAACACAGTTTTATGAGCTCATTCTTTCACAATAAGTTTCTTGTTTCCCAAATGCTTCATTGCACTTGAGTAATACACCATTACAATCTTTACTCCCCTGAAAAGGTACATGACTCAATTATCTACCTTCCACTAAGCATTAGACCTGAGCCAGTGTCCTACAGCCATGTGACTATGTTTTGTTGCAATGGTTTaccatccccccaaaaaatgtgagaagaatttatttcatttccacAAAAGTGATTTAGAGTAGactttgtgaaataaatgtggAAGTGTTGTAATTAATGGAAGTCCATGGTAAGTATGCTTATTACAATAGCTGAATTAATTCCACAAAATCtcatgttagaaaaaaaaagggaggatcTATTGATATAATTTGCTTGACGAAAAGGGAGTAGGTATGCAGTGGAGGTAAGGCAATGAATGAGAAAGcataaatgtaaaatgcatttttagaAAAGTGAGCACAATATATACATGAACTACTGAAACTTGTAATCATTTCATACAGATTTTGTGAGAATCTTATACAAATCGTCATCTACTAGGAACTGTTAATGCCTCCCCAACATGCACCCACACGTTTGATAGATAACATGAACACACGTTGGTGCACAATGTTTACTCCATCTCAGAATGGTAAGGAGTACACTGAATGTGATACAGGCCAGCATTTGCAGTCTTTTCTGAGAATATGACTACACAACAGTGCAATGACATTTACTTTTGGACATCTGCTATATCTTCCAACCACATTTTTTGACTTGTTGACGTCATAGGCACATTTCTTTGTAGtccacagaaaaatatcaaaatcaatTCACTTTGCTGGTAAAAAATTTCCATTATTAAAACCCCTAAACTACTTTATTTTGGGGTAAACTAGCCTTTGTTGAACTTAGTTTGCATAGTTATATATGCACGTAAACTGTGCACTATTTGAAATATTGAGTGGGTAATCTTGAATTTAAAGCAGGTGTGGTGTAGTGTTAGTGTGCTCTACACAAACAAGCCACTTTGTTTTCCAAGAACATAGAGAATAAACCAGTGCTTCATAAGTGAATATACTTTTTCAAGTTATCACACTTGCGAGTGGTTCAGGTGCCAGAGATCAGATGATCACCAACCTAAACAAGTCAAGGCTGAGAAATATCTAATTTCTTATGAACACCATCACTACTCCTTTAACAGGTCCAAAGCCAGCCTGCCCAGGGTGCTACATGCTGTTCAGGAGTTAAGGAACCTGTCTTCTTCATGTTAGCCAGCCATTGTTTTTCCTCTACCTTAGTGTCATCTTTCCACATCCCCTGGAGAACTGTCTTTGGTATCATGCCTAGAAAAATGACCAAACCAACTTAGTTTTGGCCATTTGCCAGTAGCAAGCAGTCTTGTTCACCCACCTGAGTGGCAACTGTGCTATGAAAAAATCATGTTCTGGTGAGTGATATGGAGCTGTCTCAGTAAGCATTTGGTGTCAAATGCCTGGATCTGTCTCTCCATTGTCATTAGCATGGTCCGCATAAGGAATTCTCTTTTAAACATGTGAGCAAACTATAGTAGTCcaatgaagtgaaaaaaaaaaaagccatgtaGTTATTGTTGGAACTGGtgatgttcatatttttgtcaaTACTCAAGTAGTTGATGAAATTGTCTAATTTACTCAAGATTTACCCCTTGCAGATGGATTTCAGATCTTTAACACTTGTTCGTAAAGACCAAGGGCCAGGTGTACTGAACATCAGCTTTAATGTTCATTCAAGTTAGTCATGCAAAAATCAAATGTGTACATCTTTCCCCCCACAAACCTTTGCAACACATTGCATCATATTGCTGGCCAAGTTCCCATTGTGATATATAGAGGCACATGCACCAGAAACTGTCAGACCTAAGATTAACACAATGTAGAAAATGTATCGCTGCAGGGTAACAGGTTGCCAAAAATTTGTTAAGCCAGACGCCTTTCTCATAAAATGAACACCTGGTTTATATACCGCCTCATCACggtcatgaaggagcatgctccaAGACAGACAACATATTAAAAATGGAAGGGACAACAGCATTGATGGGTAATAATGGACGAatcaagacacaaagaggaattaTAAAATAAGCTTCACAAAGTGCCGCTACATCTTCAACCCATGCAAGTCCAATGATTATGTCCACAAAAACTAGAAAGCAGACACTTTCATAAgcacttgcagaaaaaaatacccTATATCAAGGAGAAATGTAGGGCTGAAGAAGGGAATGGAATGAGGCAAAAACACCAAGGCCTATCAACTACTGACAATTCAAACCAGGGCAGCAGATGTCAGTCATCAAAAGACAgggttatatttaaaaaactacAGTACTAAGCTGATGGATACAATATTGCAATGGCCTAAAAAACTTTCAGCTGGAAACAGGTTTGACACTGACAATGTGACATGGCAACAAAAGACCCCAATACCTAGTCCTAAGGAAATACATCAAATTGACCATTTGAAGGGAGGCAAGTGTTCAGAGTCCAGCAGAGTTGCATGATTCTGGCAAGTGGTAACAGCTGTCACCACTCAGAAAATCGGAGATTAACAGTGCCCCAAAGAATGGACACAGTCACTTGTTATAACCTTTCGCAAATAAAGGCAACAAGCAATACCAGAATAAGCCTTAACATCCAGATTATGAAGCCAGTAGGTAACCCTaaaccaccccaccccacatgGCCGAGAAGCAGCTAGCAGAGCAAGTGGTATTTCAGAGCAGGCAGGAACAGCAAAAGCACCTGCAGTAGGATCTTTTTAACTTACAGGCTCCAGAAAGGCTTTTGACATAATTAGTGTTTTTAAGAATCAACATCATTGGCACTGGTATGTTTTACAATTTGGCAACCTGTTTAGTATcagtttcattttgttgaacgaccaaaaaaaaaaaaaaacacaaaaaaacaaaccttaaATAAAAAGGTGTTGCTAACTTGAAATCTTAGATTTAATTAAAATGGCACCCTTACTCCTCACGTTCTGTgtcatgtaaatatatttgcaaGTGATTACAATGCAAAGGAATGAGAGGACAAAACTCAGTACCAAGATCAACGTAGTGTTGTATTTTCAAGACAATACTCATCAAAGCAGTAACACAATACATAACTCTCTTTAGGCTGCCATTTAGCATGCCTTTCCATGCAACAGTTATATCAATTTATGATgaaattcctttctttgtcaTAAATTAGTGTACACGCGAAGCATGCAGCTAGTCACAGAAACGTGTTTACACGTCAACAAAATAGTTTATCTAAAAAGGTCAACTCGTGTCTTTTATGTGAACAAGAtgcacaacttaaaaaaaaaaatgggcagAGAGAAGAGGTGGCTACTGTGTACAATTGTTGGATTACCAGCTTCCAACACACAGGCACCCACCATGTCTACTGCACAAACTCCAAAGccattctttttgtcttttcacatTTCCTTCAAAATAGGTCCTTTCACATTAAGCGAATTTCAGTCCTTTTCAGAATTTTCTTTGACAACATCTGTGGTTCCATCACCAGCAGCACTAGCACTTTCATTTAATGCATCACTGACAGTAAGGCTACCCAACTTGTTAGACAATTCCTCTGGACCCCGATCTTGCTCAGATTTCCCTTCTTTATTTTCAGACTGTGTATTTTCTGCATTAGACTCATCCTCTGTAGAAAAGAAACAGGTGTTACAAGCCAGgaaaattatcacaaaaatcCAGCATCATCTTCAACTGTATATAAGAATctatacaaattatattttcagtcTCACCCGATTCaacataaaaagtataaatatccACCAGTTAAGCCCAACTTGACTTCCAGCTGTATTACAAAATGGTTTGAAAACAGCCATCCAAGCACTAACAATGAAAAATAGGATTTAGCAAAAACTGCAAAAAGTTCATACTTTGATTTTTGGACAACTCTTCAATCCTGGTCTGAGCTGCTTCAAATACTGTCTTGAACTGCTGTGCATCtgcatacaaaaattattttatgaaaaacacCACACGGATCTATCAGATCAACAAAGCCCAGGGAAAACTATCAGAAGTGACAAGTATTATAGATTCAGTCCCCCCCATCAAGTATCATCTTGTAGTTTCACTTTTGAAAAGGCTATCTGTAGACCATAACCACCACCCCCCAAAATAACCCATTCACTTTAGTAAAAAATGCTTTACATTAGTACTTCTCTTCATGGTTGGGTTTGTTATTGCTAGCAGATatgcaaaacttttaaaaccgCTTACTTTCTGCATTGGCAAAACGGATGGCAAGGAGTTCTTCCTTAGCTTCTTCATCAGCAAAGTCAGCTAAAGTGGACCATACCCAAGCACGGTCGCTTCCACAATTGGGTTTCAGCTGCATTATAGGTGTTACTGGAAAATGTGAATACAACTATTCAAATTCAGCTTACTCTTAGAGGCCTAACCTTCAGCCTTTTGTTTTACTCTGGAAAGGGGAGTGAAGGTACTCATCAGATGTAAGATATTAGAAAAGCATGACCACTAATCTAGCCTGCACCATATGCCTAGACACCCCCATCTCCCAGGATGAACAATTCTTTATAGTAGAAATGTTGCCTTTAACCAACTCTGAGCGCTTCACATGTCTGCAAACTTTGACTTTAGTACTAGAAAACAAAAGGTACATCTACTACTGGTGAAATGGTCA
This window of the Pomacea canaliculata isolate SZHN2017 linkage group LG4, ASM307304v1, whole genome shotgun sequence genome carries:
- the LOC112561248 gene encoding ran-specific GTPase-activating protein-like, with the protein product MAEEKDEVPESPEIHFEPIVKLNPVEIKTLEENEEVLLKLRAKLFRFDNEADPHEWKERGTGEVKILEHRVTGHVRILMRRDKTLKICANHHITPIMQLKPNCGSDRAWVWSTLADFADEEAKEELLAIRFANAENAQQFKTVFEAAQTRIEELSKNQKDESNAENTQSENKEGKSEQDRGPEELSNKLGSLTVSDALNESASAAGDGTTDVVKENSEKD